Proteins encoded in a region of the Bacteroidales bacterium WCE2004 genome:
- a CDS encoding 2-C-methyl-D-erythritol 2,4-cyclodiphosphate synthase: MDFRIGQGYDVHALAEGLPMWLGGVQIPSPTGFVAHSDGDVALHALCDALLGALAVGDIGHLFPDTDDRWKGADSKELLAAVLARPEFEGWQVVNADITIALQAPKLAPHIAEMRRTIAGIMGVGVDRVSVKATTTERLGFVGRREGCEVWAIVLIERK; this comes from the coding sequence ATGGACTTCAGAATAGGACAAGGCTACGACGTACACGCCCTCGCAGAAGGCCTCCCGATGTGGCTCGGAGGCGTGCAGATTCCCTCTCCCACGGGCTTCGTCGCCCATTCCGACGGCGACGTGGCGCTCCACGCCCTGTGCGACGCGCTGCTCGGCGCGCTCGCCGTCGGCGACATCGGCCACCTCTTCCCCGACACGGACGACCGCTGGAAGGGCGCCGACAGCAAGGAGCTGCTCGCCGCGGTGCTCGCCCGTCCGGAGTTCGAGGGCTGGCAGGTCGTCAACGCCGACATCACCATCGCCCTGCAGGCCCCCAAGCTCGCCCCGCATATCGCTGAAATGCGCCGCACGATCGCCGGAATCATGGGCGTCGGCGTGGACCGCGTGAGCGTCAAAGCCACCACGACGGAGCGTCTGGGCTTCGTCGGACGCAGGGAAGGATGCGAAGTGTGGGCAATTGTTCTGATTGAACGCAAATAA